A segment of the Caretta caretta isolate rCarCar2 chromosome 13, rCarCar1.hap1, whole genome shotgun sequence genome:
tacctcttcccatccccctccaTCCATTTATCCCCAACTCCAGCCACCTGTCCCCATCCATCGATATATTCTATCCCTTTCTGTCTCTCTAGCCAATCCctgtctaatctatctatctaatcccCATCCAGCTCTCCGTTTCCTTCCCTCTCTGTCTATCAATCCCCCCAGCCATCCATCTATCCCCACTCTTTGGAAAAGGCAACCGGGTGTCACTGCCAATTCCGGCTGAGGTGCACGCGTCCCAGGAGAGTGTAAACGTCTCCAAGAAGGAGTCTGTCTCAGTTGGCTTCACCGGGAAGAGCTCACGGGGTGCAGCagcggggctggagcccaggagcTCAGTCTTAGAGGTGGTGATGCCACATGCCACGCCCCCCTTAGGCAGAGGTGGACCCTGGGGGGCTGGCACAATGATGGGGATCTGAAAAGCCAGGGTGCAGCAGAGATCCTGTGGGGTGGAAGGGAAATAATGTGTCAGTGGGGAGACGCACAGGCTGGGCTGGCCCTGCTGATGGTGGTGGCCTCAAAGAGGGACGCAGAGCCCCCAGGAGAGGGAAGCATGGCAACCAAAGCAAGTGCTGGGCTGCAGATGTGCACGGCCACCACGGGGTCCAGCACCCCAGATGTGCACTGCTCTAggagtcagtgggccagatcctgagctggattcagtggggccagaccccagctggtgtcaaAGGGATATAGCTCCATTggggtcaatggggccagatcccagctggggtcagtggGGCGTAGCCGTGCAATAACCCACAGTGTAACTGTCAGTGGTTAGGGGTCTCCCCTCCCAAGCGGTGGGAGAACCCCGAGGTGTTTGTTACACGGCTGGAGACAGACTCTGTTTAACAGGAATTGCCCTGAACACAGAGAAGGAAACACTGTGAGGGTGAAAAGGTTTCTATCATGTCAATCCTGAGCTGTTCCTAGAGCCGGAGAGATGACATCAGAGGGAAGCATTAGATCATCTCCTCTGCCCTCCCGTACCACAGGGGCCGGAGCACCCAGCCCAGGGGATTTGAATGAGTTTGCCTGGGAATTGGCCATTCAAATCTCTTTGTGGGCTGGGTCTGGATCAGGCTCGGAGATGCTGCTGCCAAGGGttgggctggattctccatcccgGATGACATGTGACTCAAGCTGAGACGTTTCTCTAACAGCTCTGCTTTAGTTTGAGCCAGGATTAACTCGGGGACATCCCAGGGTCGGGGCTACACAGGGGTCAGACGGGAGGAGCACCGTGatcccttctggacttggaatgGACGAGTCTATTGAAGGCATGTTATTGCAGCAGGTCGGTGTGGAGGGACCCAGGACATCTGAAGGCAGCTCTGGGAATCTGTCTCGTGTCTCTGGCTCAGACAAATCTGGCCTTTAGCCAGACAGGGATCAGCAACATGGCTTCGCCCGGtactggggagctctggccagtGCAGTACCTCTAACCAGACAGAGAGAGCCAGACGGAGGGGAGTGTGGAGATACACAGATCGATTCTGTCTGTATCTGCCCCACAGCTATTGGATTTGGGTGTCAGGGTGGATCTGGGAGTAATTCCAGCCCTATAGTTGCtacagccccatcccctgcaaccagagacattccctgccctggcGGATCCAGTGCCTGCCCCACATGACAAGGGGCAGGAGGGAACTCAGTGCTGGAGATGTTTGTATCAGGTCTGTACTGATTCCAGAGGATACAAGACAGGAAGTGAAATTAACAAGCTCTGCgatggaggggctgcagggccgCAGGCCCTGGGCGTGCCTGACTGAGCTGTTGAGAGTTGTAGCGAAACAGTGTGGTCTAGTAGTCAGACCACAGACCTCTGCTTCAGGATgcatgggttctgttcccagctctgctgctgggtgaccttggaagtcatggcccctctctgtgcctcagcttccccatctgggGCTAATGATCCCAACCgcccttgtaaagcactttgacatcTGCTTATGAGAAGAGCTAGGGGCCCAGATACATAAAGGCATTTaggctcccagtgatttcaatgggtgttaggCATCCAAACACCTCTGAGGTTCCAGGCATAAATGGTCTtatttagttttaattttgtttatggCTCAACTCAGCTTCCCTGCATCCTGCCCACCGCCCAATTATCCTCCCCAACCCTGGATCATTCACACATGCAACCTCCAATCTAGAGGCCAGTACTGGAAAAGGTAGAGTGAATTGTTCAAACAAgactattttttaatttttttaaaatggatttttttcccctgaagtgCCGTTGGTTATTCAAACAAGTGTCCATTTTCAATATCTTCCAAATAGTTGGAAATACACAATTCTTCTTTTGTCCCAATGTATGTCAGCAATGCTTCCCAGGTTCCCTTCCTTTGGTTTTTCCAACCTTCATTCAGtatcacaataataataaataaataaatatctgtggggtggcagagggaaaaagaaaagaaaagaaaatactgaaaataaataaaggtTGGGTCCGGCTCAAAatgcacaaaacaaaacattcaaaatttaaatattttcacacaACCATTTCGGTGTCCTATTTTTGTGTGCTATTTAATTCGGCTAACCATGCTTTGTGGTGAGAGGTTGGCCACCAAAACCAAAAAGCCCCATTCCTGCTCTCTGGCTGGGTGAAAGAAAGTTTTTAAGACACCAATGACACACTGCAGCTAGGAATTTTGATGGTAGAAAACCCTTGAAGACTGCAATAGATATAAAAATGATCAGCATTTGTAGAAGGCGTATAGAATTCAACAATGAAAATTGTACCCTTACTCCAGAATCCCCTATGCTGATGTAAAACACTCTGCACACTTGGGAATTCTAATGAATCAGGAAGAAAGGTTGTCACTGAATATTGTTCTGGGTAATGGGGTATGTGGATCAGACAGATATAACACAGAGAGACCTGGGGACAGAAGAGAGACAGACGGAGAGTAAATAGCCAGGCAGACATAACCTTGAAGCACAGAAATGTGGCCCTGAGAAACAGCTAAGAGAAGTAATTTTTTGCGCACAGAGTCTTTTCTGGAGAGGCAGGCTTTGGACAGTGAACAGAAGAGCTGTCTGTTGCTGTTTGATGCTgattgtgttcagggaaacaggactttgatattccttgtaaataaaccgGATTTCATCAAGTAAATACCAGGCACTATTGTGAATTTCTGCTCCGAACCAGAGCACCCGCAGAGCCCCAAAGATTGACTAGCCGTTTGGGGTGAcaaaaaaatagaacaaaattTCAAACATCGAAGGAGCATTTGTAGCCACAAAAGAATTTCAGGACTGAGCCATTTGTAGCATTTCTTcaacagtgaaaaaaaaatccctctaatATAAAGCATCTCAGGAGTTGCTCACAGGCACGGAGACCAGTATGGCTAAATTAACCCTTTAAAGGGGAGCGTCACCTTTAACTCAGTTTCTGCAGAGTTTCACTGATCCAGGGGATGAATTTGGAGATTCTTGTGTATATGCTGGGGGGGCGCCCATCCGGATTTCCATTGGAGATGATGCCCTGGACCACACCATCGCACACGAGGGGCCCACCAGAATCACCCTGccaataagaaaaataacatCAGTGACTGACATTACCCAGCCCGGTCTGTCCTCTGGAGATCTCAGATTGCATGTAGGACAGGTGATCTCTGCAGTTGAAGGCCCAGGGCTCATCGCCAAACAGAACCAGCCTAGAAATGGGTGGGCAGAGAGAGAAATCTAGAGCTGGGCAGGATGATGTACCTGTGGAAAAGGCAGTTTCCACaacactgaaattttccataaaaTGTTTTTGATATTCCTGagaattttccatttttgcatcaggaaaattgaaattaaatatttcattttgagccAGTTCCACCCaaatcagaatattccatagttAGTCATCAGTTCGACAAAATGTGAAACTGCTTTTTCCTATCTGTGCTGTGGCTTATGGGTGTTGTAGTTCAGGTCTTCATTCTCTCCTAAGGGCTTGGCTCCGTGGAGGACttcatctcccataatgcaattCAGATTTGCTTCTGatggagctctttggggcatcaTGGGAATCGCCTGgctcagtgcattgtgggaaatgtagtccagacAGGAGCTACTTAAGGGAAAATAGAGGCCTGAATTACAGCTCCCAGAAGGCAATGCGCTGATAAGGAACTGCAGCTTAATGTTGAACTGGcttgaaatgaagcattttgagtGAACTCAACAACCAAAATCCTAGATTCATAGAAATGTCAGCCTgaaaggaaccttgagaggtcatctagtctaaccctctgcaTGGGGGCCGGATCAAATAAACCTAGATcattcctgataggtgtttgtccaacctggtcttaaaaacctccaatgacagggattcctcAGCCTCCTTAGTTAACCTGTTTCAGAGCTTAAGGACCctcagagttagaaagtttttcctaatatccaacatgaatctcccttgctgcatattaagcccattacttcttatcccaCCTTCAGTGGACTTGGAGAACATTTGCTAACTGTCCTCTTGATAGCAGCCCTTAAAATATTTGGAaatggttatcatgtcccctctccagcctcATCTTCTCTAGCCTAAATATGCTCAATTCTTTCAGCTTTTCCTCCTAGGTCAGCTGTTCTAAACCTCTGATCATTTATTTGTTCttatttctctcctctggactctctccagtttgttcacacaGAAGGAAATGTTTCAATCTGTTCATATCTCAGCATgattcattttgattaaaaatgttgcaatgaaacatttcaacatttctgagTCAAACCTGTTTTTGGAATTTACATTCTGCCAAAAATGTTGACATCTCAACTTTTCTTCGAAAACAAAGATTGAAATGTTGCCAATTCCCGTGAGATGGGAACACTGACTCTCCCTCAGCTCCAGTGCCTTCCTGGCCCCATAGATGTCAAAAGTAAAGCTCCCATCCACAtctatggggccaggattttactcaGGATCCTGTCTGTTGGGTGGCCTCAGGGTTGAGTTCACCAGTAGATCCTCCATTGATGGTGAAGAGTAGAAAGGGTCAGAATatgtggtgatggggggggggttccctTTTTCATCAACATTGTTCCTGGAACATTTTGCTAAAAAATCAAAGCCCAGCAATTTCTAgttatggtgcatcatgggaggtgtTTTTCAGGTGCCTCATGCCCTTATGGGAACACAGGACTGGACGGGCCCTACTGGGTCATGGAGTCAAGTCCTCGCTATCCCAGACAGCTCCATTGTATCATccatccataaacttatcaagttccaTGGGCATCCTGGTTAGGCTGTTCCCCCAAACTGCTCCTGTTGGAGGTtgttcctctgatggttagaaaccttctcctcatctccagcccccatTGATTCCCACCCCTGATTAGTCCTTTAGCTTCAATGGTCATCTTGCTCCTTTGTGTTCCCCCCATCccgatgtatttatagagcaatCAGACTCCTCTCAGCCTGTGTTTTAGGCTAAGCTAGCCCAGGTATTTTTCTCCCCTTTCGTCAGACCggctctccattcccctgatcatcccaCCAGCTCTTCTCAGCACCTGGTCCAGCTGGAATCCCTCTTTCTGGGACAGGGATGCCCAGAATTGTGCACCAGATTCCAGCTGAGCTCTGCCCAGAGCCTTCTCTGCTGGCATTAAACCCTCCCTCTCTACTGGAGACACTTGAACTTCTCCATCCTAGGATCACATGGGCCTTTCTCCTGGCCATGGCCCACTGGCTGCCCATAGTCATCCTGCAAGCAACTGACAcaccctccccgtccccctctgTTGCTTCAAGCTCATGAGcccccagctcagagcagcaATTTTCTTGTTACTTGTCCTTATATGCATGAGCCCAtgttaaatttcatcttgtttccACCAGCACCTTGCACAAGGGCACTGACAGTGGCAATTCCTCTCTGGAGACATACTAGGTGCTGATCTCCCTGGCTGGGCTGCATTTCCCATGTTGCACCATGGGCTCCCCTCTTGGGGCACTGGAGCATGGGAGGGGCATGGCCATACTGGTTTCCACCAGCTCCTTTCCCTGGAGCAGCTTGCTGCACCCCTAGTGGCTCTGGACAGGGGGATATTTACATGGAACGGTGATTTATTGACGTGGGGGCTGCCGGCACACAGCATGGTGGTGGAGTTGTAATGCCGGTACCGCTCTCTGCACAGGCTGTCCGACACGACCTCCTGCTCCGCCTCCTGCAGCCTGTCGGTGGTGGTGTTCACTCCGGTCTGACCCCACCCGGCCACGCTGCACTCGGAGCCTGGGCTGACGTGGTGATCGGCCTCCGGCAGGGGGATGGGCATCACCCACTCGGTCAGCT
Coding sequences within it:
- the LOC125622057 gene encoding mast cell protease 1A, producing the protein MLLLLFTAFLPFAAAFLLPPRPHMDWVIGGEEALLSSRPYMAYVQIGSTGNCGGFLIQEDVVVTAAHCNCNLGNIFVYLGVQDFMEPGQNWQRIQARHWVQHPDFNNENFDNDIMLLKLWRSAELTEWVMPIPLPEADHHVSPGSECSVAGWGQTGVNTTTDRLQEAEQEVVSDSLCRERYRHYNSTTMLCAGSPHVNKSPFHGDSGGPLVCDGVVQGIISNGNPDGRPPSIYTRISKFIPWISETLQKLS